DNA from Qingrenia yutianensis:
GGGTGATATAGGCTTCCCCGAAAATGCTGATGATTTGCCGTTTTAGGGGGGGTGCGCATAGATGACGATACAAATTGATACGCGCGAGAAACAAAGAGCCGTTAAACAGATAATTGCGCATTTTGACAGGTGCGGTATTAAACATTATCCGTCAAAGCTTTATGTGGGCGACTATATGAACCTTGACAATCCGAGGCTTATTATCGACAGAAAACAGAATTTATCTGAAATTTACACAAACGTATGCCAAGGACACAAAAGATTTTGCGCCGAGTTAAAACGTGCGCAGGATATGGGAATTAAAATCATTATTCTGTGCGAGCACGGTTTTGGTATAAAGAGCCTTGACGACGTGAAAAGCTGGTATAATCCGCGCCTTGACAAAACTCCCTATGCGTGGGACGGCGAGCGTTTATTCAAGGTTTTAAGCACGATTAAGGACAAATACGGTATTGATTA
Protein-coding regions in this window:
- a CDS encoding ERCC4 domain-containing protein — translated: MTIQIDTREKQRAVKQIIAHFDRCGIKHYPSKLYVGDYMNLDNPRLIIDRKQNLSEIYTNVCQGHKRFCAELKRAQDMGIKIIILCEHGFGIKSLDDVKSWYNPRLDKTPYAWDGERLFKVLSTIKDKYGIDYVFCEKRETGAKIVEILGV